The following nucleotide sequence is from Syntrophorhabdaceae bacterium.
CGGCAAGCCTGATGGGCTGGTAGTCGTAGGAAAGGAAGAGACAGAGCGCTTCATGGAGGACCTCCCGGTGGAAAGCATACCCGGTATCGGCAGAAAGACAGGGGTGGCGTTAAAGACTCTCGGGATAACGGTCTGCAGGGAGCTCAGGGATTTTCCCGTCAGTATATTAAGGAGGAGATTCGGGATATGGGGTGATTATCTCTCCATCATGGCGCGGGGGATAGACCCCTTCCGGGCTCAGGCCCCCGGAGACTTGCCGAAATCGATAGGGCACAGTATGACCTTCGAAAAGGATATCGGGGACAGGATGATGATCAGGGCCCGTTTGCTTGAGCTTTCAGAGATGGTGGCAAGAAGGTTAAGGAAAGAAAAGGTCGTTGCAAAAGGCTTCTCTCTTACCTGGAGATACCCTGATTTTACGACCTTTACAAAGAGGATAACACTCCCTTTCTATACACCCGGCAACAGGATAATATACGAGACTGTCACGGCATTGATCGATTCTGTCCGGTTGAAAGACGCCGTGAGGCTCCTTGGCGTCTCTGCCTTTAATGTCCGGAGATTCACGGCAAGCCCTCCTTTAATCGAGGGATTTGACAGGGAAGAACGACTCTGGAAGGCCGTCGACGATGTCAACGACACCTTTGGAGAACATTCTCTATATCCGGCAACGATGCTTCTCTGCGCACGACACCACTGGGTCATTTCTCCGGCGTACAGACCGGGCAAATATCAATACCCAATAACCAAGCATCAATAACCAATTAACATT
It contains:
- the dinB gene encoding DNA polymerase IV; protein product: MDRIVMYVDMDAYFASVEQASRPHLRGRPVAVVGSGKRTVIVASSYEAKRLGVKTGMTKGEAVRKLPSIVFVEGRNDKYVDTCVRIHEILLRYTPEVEICSIDEFFVDLTGSLLLFPLPADVALAVKREIGEQFGITCSVGIAPNKLVAKIAGERGKPDGLVVVGKEETERFMEDLPVESIPGIGRKTGVALKTLGITVCRELRDFPVSILRRRFGIWGDYLSIMARGIDPFRAQAPGDLPKSIGHSMTFEKDIGDRMMIRARLLELSEMVARRLRKEKVVAKGFSLTWRYPDFTTFTKRITLPFYTPGNRIIYETVTALIDSVRLKDAVRLLGVSAFNVRRFTASPPLIEGFDREERLWKAVDDVNDTFGEHSLYPATMLLCARHHWVISPAYRPGKYQYPITKHQ